The DNA window aagagtttacatatttaaaagtttacttaaaatcagaatCATTAGTCTaatgtgaaatcgtaaaatcgtaagattttaagagtcaacTCGAGATTTTGTCAGCCTTGATCCCTTCCTATTCCTATTGtctttctcaaaaaaaaaaaaaacaaaaaaaaaaacaaaaaaattttattatctttataattaataatggtCAAAGGAGGATTTGCTCATACCGAAAAGATTTCAATGCCACCTTATACACGTTAtagaaataaaactaaattgtGATGATGGAAGGCcatgaacaaaattaattaaagaaaaattatacaagtccaaaaaaaatcaacttcaaCCATTAATTactttcaattttctttctctcttgagtCCCTTTCTCTTGTCTCATGCTCATCTCAccatgtatttattaattaattaattcaattaattaattatgacgATCTTTCCCTTCTAGATTCAACTTGATGACTCtattattaattctttattattcGTTTTCTTCTACCCCACTTGtctaatattcaaatatatatatacatataactCTGATAGCTTAAACTAGAAgtatttagaattttgatttaggttcaCACAATAACCACTTGTTGCATATAggagtttattttttaattttcagtttCTTTTTAcattatctaaaaatttatcaaaataataattttttaatctagtttaattgtatttttatatcaaataaaacatcacattaattttttccttttaaattatgttaattacatttaaaaatgattgtcaatattataataattagttacttATTATAATAAACCACTATCAAGTGAAACTAACAAATGAGTTTGTTAGGGAAATggtagagagaaaaaaaaatttaataggaatatgaaaaaaaaataatatgacatttttCTATTGGATTGAAAATGTAACATGAGAGAGAATTTTACtcgaaaatatattaattaatttatgaagtAGGAAATTTTGTTTTACATAAAGAGACTTacaatattgaattttttaataaaaataataatcataatatttaatttaataaatattgaattttttattattatatattaaaggaGTTGTAATATGAGCGAAGTAtgtataagaaataaaaaaaagttagcttgtataatgttatatattttaattatgtttattcaattaaaaattttaatttttagttattatttatttattctaaatttatttagtaaatatgttaaataattattatttgttactATTTCTTTgtttagtaatatttttattaaattgttattatgttaatgttaattttggtatttaattttgtttgataattgtgtaaaattaatttataagtatgTCAAGATAAATTATTGAAAGTATAAAAtggaatataaaaaaacaataaaactcGATTTCTCACCACTTAATGACAAGTACATGgatattaagtttaattttatttttattttttttttaatttggatatttgttaAAAACTCATTTGTATCATATTGGTTCTTATTGAGAATGAAATCTAAATATTTGAtctatgttttttattttttattttgctacTTAACTTATTatgataaactaaaaaaaatcattttattggGAATAATATATAGAGAACTTAGAATGATTTATTTCCATGTCATACTCATGATGATaatttgcttttttttttccttttttttttcaatgataATTGGTATTAGTAAGAATATATggtcaaaatatttgtatttgattgtttttttttttttttttaaaagttttctttatattaaaaatgaaaaaaatcgtttaagtaCAACGAAAAAGTATGccatgaaaataacaaataaaaaataaacaatacttAAAATGTTATCGAATTCGTAAATTCTCGAAAAGAACGATTAACTTTACTCTACTAGTTTTCCTAAACGAAACTCAGAAagcatcataataatagtattatgaatgatacacatTGAACAACTACGATCATTAAAAGTTTGTCGATTTCTTTCCAACCAGATAGtctaccaaaaaataatttagatggTAACCTAAATATGTAGGTCTGCCATATTAGCaacatcaatccaaacttctcaGCAACTATTTAAAAACTCGGGCATCATCCAATGAATCctagtaatactccacaaaagtttttaaatactagtcaccctcaataatgcaaaagtaagtgagttgtcaaTTTAACATTTTCTTGACACATATGATCGACTAGCCACAATACAACTTTTTTTCATACACATCATCCGTTAGAATTCTATCAtgaataacgcttcatccaGAGAATGAGATTTTGGATAGAGTttttgactcccaaagttttttccaataaaaattatattgaatcatcttagcgaacaaTTTGTAGCAATGCCCCACATGGAAGCTATTATATCTTGTCAACGCATAATATTTGACACTTGTTTACGTCCTATCAATGtatttaaattgaattgttatttaaaaaatttgatagattgtaaatataaaaatataaattgtaatgaCAGAGATGTTGTGTGATATTGCCCCCACCAAGGTAGTTTAGtgataaaaatcatttttaagaGGCCAAGAGGTTACAGGTTCGATTTCATCTAAAATCATTTTGAATGAAAGCGGTGAACTATGGATGTGGTGTGTCATGCTAGTtccctttaattaaaaaaaaagaaaaaaaatgttgtgaTATGTTATGACCAATATAGGCCTCATTTGATTTAGCATTTAAACGTTGCGTTTGGGTGTTTGCGTAATAAGTTGCTACAGTAATTTTGCGTAATAAGTTCACGcaaaaatttataatcaaacacatttttgCGTTTAAACTCGATTTTTTCTTTACCTCTCTCTTCacgtttaaatttatatttttttttctctctcatcacttttaaacatttttttattcattctttctaatctatttaattaatttctaattattttattaattcactttcatctatttaatatttttcaatcattttattcattctctcatctatttcatctatttatttaattttttttctaattattttattccttCTCTTAtctattctatatatttttaatattttaatatatttatataaaattattataataataaaacatacatttaaatacatttttatttattattataataggtttttttaatttactattatagttttgaaatcaaactaactttaattaattatttaaaaaactaccTATTACAGTTGAGATGATTAAAAGTGACATAAATGAATAATGATAAGAAAAGTGTGAAAGGACAGAAAATGAAttcacaattaaaaaaatttaatgaagAGTATGGaaatgtgaaaatatatataataataataaattacttttttttattaaatgaatcatctaaatatttttttttaaaaattggaaaTAAAAATGGAGAGAAAGgatgattttcaaatgaatgaaataggagacaatgaattttaaaatattattaaataattttatatatatctatatattttttttatatcataattatattaaatatttaaaattatatatttataaaattaatatattcatattatttattttaaaatttaagtcatttattaatatttaaaattatatattaaaattttataaaaattaatataatatattttctaatttaaatcattgattaatatttaaaattaaatttataaatatatataacataatatatatatatatatattaattgttaaataatattataaatagggAAAATTACATGGGCGGCTCTTAAATTACTTTAATCGTTTATTTttaactctcaaattattttttaaaacaaatcaccTTTCAACTTTAAAAAGGTCACTAATAGCCTTCCGTCtcatttttagttaaatataaaggtttaagcttaaaatattattttttatatattattttaattattatttttatatttatatatataattattaaattacttatatatataatactatatatatttatgataatttttatatttatataattattaaatttttatatatatagataatatatatatatatatataaatatatatatatatatataacaaaatttaaaaataatttatatataatatttaattaattatatatatatatataatattttaaaaaatagtttaaaggTTAAAAGTAATGTTGACCTTTTAATTACTCAATTacttagataaaaataaattatatatatatatatatatatatatatatatatatatatatatatatatatatatataaaagaaatttaataattatataaatataaaaattaataatatatatataatattatagaaatatgcgatttaataattatatatataaatataaaaaataataattaaagataatatataacaataatattttttaagtttaaaccaTTATGTTTAACTTGGTTAAAAGAAAGTTCATTGGTGACCTTTCTAAAAGTTAAATGagcaatttattttaaaatttaatttaaaagctAAAAATAAGAGTAATTAGAGGGTCACTCAAGTAATTTGcccttataaatataataaatactaaattggacgtataaattgaatcaaatataTTCAATCTTAACGATTAATTAAGTTGAGATAATATCAATGAATAAGTTGAATAagggttagtttgattcatCTTATTCTccttattcttaatttattgaTGTCAACTTATTCAACTTATTTGTATGAATTTCagtttatttaatggtttaactttgggtatgttgattcaatttatacacctaacttatttattttttatatttaataattaatattatatatataatgttatatatatatatatatatatatattaatttaattttaaatattaataaatgatttaaataaaaaatagtatatttgaaaataaattatattaatatattaatttttataaaattttgttaatatataattttaaatattaataaatgacctaaattaaaaaataatatatttgaaaataaattatatgaataaattaatttttataaatatataattttaaatatatttaatataaatatgatataaaaaatatattcaaaaaataaaagttgattataattaatagagaaaattaatttatatctttACGCACTCACTCCGCTTCTCTTTACCTAATTTTCATTTGTCATTCTTCTTATCTTCCTTAGATCatattctatttaattattttatatattaagatacatctattttgatttattaatttattatttttaaatattttcaattctcaaaaattttaccaaaaaataaaaaaacaattattgatATTGTTATTAGTCTATAGTGAAAATCATGAACCAAATTTACACTTAAGGTTGTTATATATGCATCACATCACATGTCCAATTCGGAGCTCTCcctaatatttgattttaaaaaaaaaaccatccGGAGAGTTCTATTTGACTATTTCTTTTACATGTGGTTAGGGGAAATTATTGGTTCTAGTTTTTATTGGATTAAACAGACTtgcaattaaaaataaaaataccaattattaatttaactcaGTATATATAGAGATAGATAATATGTATAAGGTTATTCCTAACAAACTCTTCAtgttatacatttattttgtttgaatttattctctaaacatctaaatttatttaaaatgttataataatattaatttgtatttaaataggTACAAATTCCTCATATACATGGCAAAACTTTCATCTTCatattcaaataactttttaagtTAATGAAGTTCCGTTCTAAATTTAGACAACGATGTTACAGACTAATACGACGATTATGTTGTTGTAATTCGTTTtctcaatatttaaatacttatttatgTTGTACCACCACAATCATCTCTAaacaattgaaaaataatataagtatcATATCCGACAATCATATAGTCATAGTATTAGTAAAAGATTAGTTGGTTGTCTATTTCTAATGCTTTTCTTTCTACATTTTACCTTAATTTCCAATTCAATCagtaacatatttttcattctcataTCTATTAGTCATTATGAGtttaactaaaattgaaattttaatttcaattccacaaaaattgacattgaattacaattcaatatttatgttttaaaaaattatctaattgtaattcaatttcaatttttatgtatgaaaaaaatacaaaaaaaaaattatactatctatattattaaaatatttgtttgacctAACTTATTAGATAACTCAAGTATTAAGAGTTTTTGTTTAGATATCAATtttcattaagaaaaaaatatcagttcTACAAGCTAACTTcctaaactaaataaaaaaaaagtggttcgacatttaccttcataaattaaaaataataatattagttcgCAAGGTTAACTtactcaatttttaaaaaaaaatcgatataaatgataaaataattatatatttatgttttaaaaatatagaaaaaaggTGGTTATTGAGCTAAAAATAGtagaattataaaaacaaaactagtttgaatttaattaaaatttctaattacaattttaattattaattttaaatactatcAAATCATCTCATTCCAATTAGATACTAGAAAAGttcttttcaatataaatataaacaaaacaaatttaataaaataataataataatatgtactaaatgtttaaaattcttaataaatcactaataatatattaaataaaaaaaataaaatactctcattccacattttatccACGtaggtaaaacaacttatcttctcacattttttttttaaataaaccttatTATCTTGTGACCTTACATTATCACtttagtcaatcaaatatttgatttatattttttaacatttaaatcgtgatctcacactttggtcaatcaaatatttgattcatattttttaaccactttcaattgataccgacCTATTATACCTCAGCAAACTACATGTCAATCACACTCGATTAAATGGTTGtatttgttaggttgtaagttcgaaacatttatgtagtattttttattttatttttaacagtttgaAGTTTATAGCTAAGTCAACTTATAATCtcacccaaatatctatttcctctcatatatatatattcaaattaacaacACGTtcaataattgataattttgaaaattaagcatcattatattatattatattatattatattatattatattatattatattatattatatttatatttatatttatatttatatttgaatttaagatGAAGGTaggtatttaaaaaaagttaaagaaaaagggtataatttaaatagatattttttttatttgggtaAAGTAATAGGAATGATAAGACTGTATTAACCACATAACCTAGTCGCCCGCTAGTCCTACTCTCACGGATAGAAAATGATCTGCCGTCAAATTCGTTGacctatctctctctctcttaattaaaaagaaacccttttctttttccttatttttctttttctttttcagtcGTCACGTGGAGCCCGCCGCACCGCACGGGGAGGGAGGTCGACGAGTTTCTCTTTCCCGATTCGTGAACCGGGTTTTTCCTCAAGTGGGCCCCCGGATGACGCACCACCTTACGCATAAAATGAAGCCGTAACTCCTTTTAATATCCCGGTTCGTTTTCTCACACCGGAAGATGACCAACAAAACGAGTTATCCGATCCGAATCAATCGGGTTCAACTGCGACTACGTCTTCCCCTCCTCCTCTACCTTTTATATATACCCTTTCAATCTCCATCTGTACAagactcttcttcttcatcttcttctccattTTCACTTCTCTCTCACTTTGAAAAATTTGCAAGCATACCCACATAACATAGAACAAGAACAGGAGattctttcttttatatatatataggaaaatgATCATGGGTTGGGTCTTACTTTAACCAAGTTCGATTGTTTGAATCCTAAAAACCATCATGTTTCATGATCAAGCTATTACACCATCAACAGATGATCGAAAAAGAACTATAGAGGTTGATTTTTTCTCCACTAAAACCAATAATATTGCTTCTCATGTCAAGAAGGAGAATCCATCTGGTGGTTTCAATGTAAATGTAAGAATATTATTCCTATTTTTTCATCaaagttttttcatttttgtaattatttaatactgatttttgttttgtttattagaCTGGTTTAGGTCTTACTGTGGATCATGTGGgatacaacaacaacaacaatattaGAGAGGTATTCATTAATCATCAAACActaatcataataaataaataaataaataaataaaattctattctttattagttataaaaacaagtttattatataaatgttttaggTAAGAAGATTACAAGGGGAATTGGAAAGTGTGAAAGTTGAGAATGTGAATCTGAAAGAAAAGCTAACAATGGTGAATAACAATTACACCGCTCTTCATATGCAACTATTATCAGTTATGCAACAAAAATCTAATGTAGAAGAGAGAAACCCTAAAGAGACAGCGCTGGTGCCAAGACAATTCATGGAAATGGGTCCAAGTCATGAAGCCATAGTGCCGGATGAAGATGATCATGATCAATTGTATGGTACCACATCTGAAGAGAGAACTTTATCAGGGTCCGCGGCATCCCTTCCTAAGAAAGAATCTAAGTCGAAACGAACTGATCGAGTTAGAGACGATAGTCCTGAATCAAGTCTTAATAAGATTCCTAAATTGAGTTCTACCGAACCTATAATGAGAAAAGCCCGAGTCTCTGTCCGAGCCAGATCCGATTCTTCAATGGTATGTATGTATGTACATATATTTACATAGTTCTATATCAAATTCTAAAGTGGACAACTTTTCAGATTAGCGATGGATGTCAATGGAGGAAGTATGGGCAAAAGATGGCTAAAGGTAACCCATGCCCACGAGCTTATTATCGATGCACCATGGCAGTTGGCTGCCCGGTTCGCAAACAAGTTCAAAGGTGTGCAGAAGACAAGTCGATCTTAATAACAACATACGAGGGCACTCACAACCACCCGCTTCCTCCAACCGCAATGGCTATGGCATCAACCACATCCGCCGCAGCCAACATGTTGCTTTCGGGATCTATGTCAAGTGTTGACGGTTTAATGAACCCTAATTTCCTAGCCAGAGCTATACTTCCTAATTGTTCATCAACCATGGCCACCATTTCCGCATCGGCCCCATTTCCAACCGTGACATTAGACCTCACAAACTCGACAAATCCAGGTTCATTAATCCAACGGCCTCCTCCCACACAATTTCCTGTAACATTTACAGGTCATGCACCGAATTTTCAACATGTTTTTGGTCAAGGGTTGTTTAACCAATCACAAGTCTCGGGCTTGCATGTTTCTCAGCAACCTTCAGTACCAATCACACTGAGTGCTGCAACTGCCGCTATAACCGCTGACCCGAACTTCACCGCCGCCCTGGCAGCAGCCATCAGCTCGATTATAGGCGGAGCCAATTTAAACAATAACCCTAATAATGCAGGGTCGGGAAAATGAATGAATGCatagtaatatataattagttataagttttaaatttgttttttcaattcttttgtttttcaatattttggttacTAATTAGGGATGGGTCATGATGTCCATATACATGTTTTGTTTAATCATTGTTATTtcagttttttctttttcaaaattcatatattaaatatgtaatatataattcttaaattgaAATTCAACTTAGAGAGAGAGTTAGGCAACATAAGAATTCAAGAATAAGGACTGGCAGAAGAAGGAGAATGAAACACGTTAGGGTATATATTAAGACTTAATTAAGAGGTTCGATCCGATCTTGAAAGTCAACAACTTCGGCCATTCAACGTTTGACACCAAATGGTGTTCAATtggataattaataataataattattattattattattaacacaccaaaattaattagtgataaacttattttcaaCATACTTCCAAGCAACTTTCAATCAATCTTTAATactatttaatcttttaattttggGAAATATTAGTACAAACTTTATGTTAATCTATAGTACAGAAAACTAGGGTTCAacctatgtttttttttaaaaaaatcatacattttaTAGATGTTCCATAAAACAAATTGTCTAAATAATCTAGAAAGAGAGTTTCAAAAGTCTCATAaactaaattacttttattcttaattaaactCATTAAAACTCGTTACAATAGAATCAggttaattaacattttaaattctaagaaataaagaataaaaataaaaataaataaaataatcatatgatATCGatattaacataatataaattatttatttgacaaaaaaaattaataatatgtaatattcttaataatatataattaaaatatataataaactatatGATTACAAAATTCCCAcgcataacaaaacaaaaaaaattacattagacaaaaaaaaaataataaaatagcttccatttaaatattatttcttaataaattttaaatattttacattaaaatgtttaatcacaatttttaaatcaaataaaaacaatttatttttactaggaagaattacaattataaatatgatctaatgttattttttaatacttgAGTTTTATATTTATGGCTTCATTTTGAAGCTGCCTactttttgttataaaattagtgtaaaaattttaaacttttaaactCGTATACCCATaagattttatgttttattatatatacgaGTCTCCAATAAAACTGTTTAGTGTTAGAagagtttataaaaaataaaaaaattgttttttgtgTGTGTATGACCGTGTTAGTcatcctgaaaaataaaaaataaaaatcaataatttaacttttaatatgGTGTTGTTGATTGacgtaataaattatatttaactagATAGGCTATGAAAAAAAActggaaaattaattttttaaacaaattgaacCGATAACTCACAAGGTTCATTTTACCATTTTACCAGTTTTAACTGTTCCAGTTAATCAGTTTAACGTTTCGGTTTCCGGTTGAATATTTTTCTACTGgtaataatttatctatatatatttatattttataatttatattatttatattatttattttgtaaacattagatatattataatatttaataatttatatatattagttatttttatttaaattataatttgtatagaatcgtttttaaaaattaaattataatttatatacaattataaaaaaataaattaataaaattcatctaataaatttaatatttaatttaaaaattgaattatcggttcccATATAAACCCGGTTAACCGACCGGGAACTGGTAGAACCGTAGAAACAAAAGCGATATAAATACCGATTAATCgaccggtttgtaaaataaagggCAAAACAAGACTTAACCGAACCGATCGAATGATCACCCTTATAGCTAGCTATGGATTTTATAATTATCAgcaagtttaattattaataaataacttgtaatttattttgtggATATAATCATAGAGGTGCTTGGTGCATGTACCGAACTATGCAATTATGTCGACGACATTGAGAGTAACCTAACCAAATTGAAGAACAATGTTCATTAACACTAGTTTTCACATAATTGCTTGTTTGGATCCAActtttatgtaattaatatatatatatttatatatcaaaataaatacaattccAAAACTTTATTGAAATTAAATCTTACTAAGAGTGATTGATTTATGGAGAGGTATACAACCATTACAagatttgtaaattaattttttctaaaaaaagaaaactcaacttAGTTAATCATTgcaaattaagtaataaatgaCTTATCATGAGTTCACCAAATTAAATAGAGtaacataaatttcaaaatcaaaacaagtcatatatatataaactagaaACTGACATAAATGAACATTTATAATTAGTAGATAATAAAAGTGTAGACTTTTGTTTGCAAAGTATATATCTAATGTTGAAAATGATATCAATAATGTCATGAGAGTCAAGGGTTCCATGTGGAAGTAGATCTAGTTGCTTGTAAAGCTTTGATTAGAGCAATAATTCACGATTGAGTTGCTTCTTTAATTTGTAAATGGTTAGACTCGGTATTTATGTTTggagaaatgattgagagaggTTATTTGTGAGAGAGAATGACTAGCGCAATTTCAttcgttgaaaaaataacaatttttttttctcttttctcttctcaccttttatcattttttcaaacagtgatgtagtgacatgtttctattctcaatctCAAATTTGCTTCTTCTATTACTTCTCTTATGTTTGTCATGGTGTGAGTTGTATGATatactttttgttttcttttattaaaattgtcaattttatattagataatTACTCTATGTCTCACTGTTCTATCTCTAGTTAAATTGAAAGATAAGAAAAAAACGTTTCCaactaaaaacaaataaatacaaattataatatgatttatcataagtaatcaaataaatccataaacaacttcaaAATGCATCCAAAAATCACCAACACAACACATGATttgtttaaaatcatttatcatTCAGTTTCCAAAAGAAGGTGCGGACAAAGATATGAGAACATTGGAGATTCTCGGGACTTTATCTTGATACGACTTCTTTGAAAGACCTCGCTCGAGCTTCTTTTCGAGCGTGGTTGActtcactatatatatattttgtatgattCTCTTTCCACATGTTTTCCTCGCCCTCTTCTGCTTTTTCTACTCCTTTTGATACCTGAACTTTATCAtcaacttcatttttttaaatgtcccAAATTGAACATTGCgacaaaaaaatcttataaattttttttgaactACATATTTTGAGCAAAATTAGGCACTTCATTATCGCCACATATTTCAGACTTGATTTTCGGTGGCGGTGTTTCGATATTAGGTATTCATTTTCTCTATTATGGGATATTTTACTCTCTTTTTTCAAGTCCAATATTTGTTCTCATGACTAAACCAACTCCTTATGATCTAGTATCACCTTAGGAAGGGATTTACCATAGGGCTTAAGtccataatttaaaaaaaaaaaaattatcttaacaAGGTAAATGATCTCttgatttcttaattttttaatttaattcacttCTTGCTTTCTAATTCCTCAAAAAAATATAGCATTATTTGATTCATAATTTCTCCTAAATACAAGTCcactccaattttttttaaaccaactCTAATTTATGGATCCATCACTattatctttcatttttttccatCAATCTTAAAAATTATTGGATCTGTCACTCTTGatattagaattattaaaatttatataaaatatgtgtaaaaaatgtttataactCCTTAAATAGAGTGTTTGTTATTTTAGTAAGGTTACAAGGTTAAGGTTtctaattcttattttattttttcaatttaaccaattaaatcaAATTAGTACAACTTTTAgtcttcatcaaacaaaaaTGTTGGATATCTCCGTCTTTTTTTAGAAGTTTTGGGTTTAAGTCCGTCAAACGCCAAGTTTTACgtctgattaaatggttaaatgtgtttgcgaGTAACGTACTCACCCTTGTgaccatattaaaaaaaaata is part of the Impatiens glandulifera chromosome 1, dImpGla2.1, whole genome shotgun sequence genome and encodes:
- the LOC124921496 gene encoding WRKY transcription factor 6-like, coding for MFHDQAITPSTDDRKRTIEVDFFSTKTNNIASHVKKENPSGGFNVNTGLGLTVDHVGYNNNNNIREVRRLQGELESVKVENVNLKEKLTMVNNNYTALHMQLLSVMQQKSNVEERNPKETALVPRQFMEMGPSHEAIVPDEDDHDQLYGTTSEERTLSGSAASLPKKESKSKRTDRVRDDSPESSLNKIPKLSSTEPIMRKARVSVRARSDSSMISDGCQWRKYGQKMAKGNPCPRAYYRCTMAVGCPVRKQVQRCAEDKSILITTYEGTHNHPLPPTAMAMASTTSAAANMLLSGSMSSVDGLMNPNFLARAILPNCSSTMATISASAPFPTVTLDLTNSTNPGSLIQRPPPTQFPVTFTGHAPNFQHVFGQGLFNQSQVSGLHVSQQPSVPITLSAATAAITADPNFTAALAAAISSIIGGANLNNNPNNAGSGK